GGCAGGAACGACAACGACCGTCTCTGGGGCAACCGTGGGGACGACACCCTGCGAGGTGGAGCGGGCACCGACTGGCTGTACGGGGGAAGCGGCAACGACGATTGCTCGGGGGGCGAGAAGTCAGGCTGCTGAGCCGGCGACGATCAGTCGAGCCGCATGCGGACCTCGACCTGACCGGTCTCGTCGTGGACGTGCTCGCCCACGACCCTGAACCCGTACTCCTCGTAGAAGCGGCGTCCCGCCATGTTGGCCTCGAACACGTCGAGCTCGAGGTGCGGACGGGCGGCCCTGGCTCGGTCCATCAGTGAGCGGCCTATGCCGCGCCGCTGGAATGCAGGATGGACGAAGATGGCTCCCACCTCGTTTCCGAGCAGCGACAGGAAGCCGACGAGGCGCCCATCCACGTCGCAGACCATCGTCTCCGCGATGACGATCCACTCCTCCTCGATCCGCCGTCGCTCCGCAGCGAGGAATTCGCTCGAAAGGAAGGGGTGGGCGACGAGGGATGCCTCGTACCACACCTCGAGGAGGTCGCCGAGGTCGTCGGCGACGTACGGGCGGATCGTGCCGGTCACGACCTGAACCTGTCGAATCCCTCATCGACAGTGATGTCCAACTCGGCGAGGCGCGCCGGAATGGCGGCGATCGCCCCATCGAGCGACACGGCGTGCAGCCCGAGGATCGAGTCGACGCCGAGGCGCGCTTCGACGGTTCCGAGGTTCCATGCATCGGGGGCCACTTCGTCGAGCTCGTCCCAGGCGATGGGCACGGCAACGGTGGCGTCGGGCCTCGGCCGTAGCGACCACGGGGCGACCCCCGTTTGCCCGTACCTGTTGCGGAGCCA
The nucleotide sequence above comes from Acidimicrobiia bacterium. Encoded proteins:
- a CDS encoding GNAT family N-acetyltransferase, with the protein product MTGTIRPYVADDLGDLLEVWYEASLVAHPFLSSEFLAAERRRIEEEWIVIAETMVCDVDGRLVGFLSLLGNEVGAIFVHPAFQRRGIGRSLMDRARAARPHLELDVFEANMAGRRFYEEYGFRVVGEHVHDETGQVEVRMRLD